In a single window of the Pseudomonadota bacterium genome:
- the rplQ gene encoding 50S ribosomal protein L17 has translation MRHRNAKNKLGRTSAHYAATVSNMLSALFRHGRLQTTEGKARELRRVAERTVTKAVRLGDILTRDWKTLGATERAQLVHALRMVKRTVRDREATLLMFREWAPRYLGRSGGYTAMFKLGKRRGDNAPMALLELVPAEKPESA, from the coding sequence GTGAGACACCGTAATGCGAAAAACAAGCTGGGGCGCACGTCGGCGCACTATGCTGCGACCGTCAGCAACATGCTCAGCGCTCTCTTTCGGCATGGACGCTTGCAGACCACCGAGGGCAAGGCGCGTGAGCTGCGTCGGGTAGCGGAGCGCACGGTGACCAAGGCCGTGCGTCTCGGCGACATCCTGACGCGGGACTGGAAGACGCTCGGCGCGACCGAACGGGCGCAGTTGGTTCACGCCTTGCGGATGGTGAAGCGCACTGTGCGCGACCGCGAGGCGACGCTGCTGATGTTTCGAGAGTGGGCTCCGCGCTACCTCGGACGCAGCGGCGGCTACACCGCGATGTTCAAGCTTGGTAAGCGTCGGGGTGACAATGCGCCGATGGCTTTGCTCGAGCTCGTGCCGGCTGAAAAGCCCGAGTCCGCCTAG
- a CDS encoding TIGR02266 family protein, with the protein MPRRYPRFPLRVEITYASEHNFFSGMLQNVGGGGLFIATRDLLPLGARVDVEFSIPGRQATCLASCEVAWLRDPGAVHAGAGGSAGMGLRFVELDSGVGEAVQRFIQHREPIFFEDP; encoded by the coding sequence GTGCCACGCAGGTACCCGCGCTTTCCGCTCCGGGTCGAGATTACCTACGCCAGCGAGCATAACTTCTTCAGCGGGATGCTACAGAACGTCGGCGGCGGTGGCCTCTTCATCGCGACGCGCGATTTGCTGCCGCTCGGGGCGCGGGTCGACGTGGAGTTCAGCATTCCGGGGAGGCAGGCGACCTGCCTGGCGAGCTGTGAGGTCGCGTGGCTGCGCGATCCGGGCGCCGTGCACGCGGGCGCCGGTGGGAGCGCGGGCATGGGACTGCGCTTCGTCGAGCTCGACTCGGGGGTTGGGGAGGCCGTTCAGCGCTTCATCCAGCACCGCGAACCGATCTTTTTCGAGGATCCATGA
- a CDS encoding flagellar biosynthetic protein FliO: MSGGGYGWGALLFGGAVEGLGADLGGALLRMVLALLAVCALAWLVLRVGLPRLLKTLRLPAAEGGALRVIERQVLSVGKTLWLVEVEGRRLLIGASEGGLRLITEVSTPPRAPAGRPVEVGPHGETGETL; encoded by the coding sequence ATGAGCGGCGGGGGCTACGGTTGGGGCGCGCTGCTCTTCGGGGGCGCGGTCGAAGGGCTGGGCGCTGACCTTGGCGGGGCCCTCCTGCGCATGGTGCTGGCGCTGCTGGCAGTCTGCGCGCTGGCGTGGCTGGTGCTGCGGGTTGGCTTGCCGCGGCTGCTCAAGACGCTCCGCCTTCCCGCTGCCGAAGGCGGCGCGCTGCGCGTGATCGAGCGACAGGTGCTGAGCGTCGGCAAGACGCTCTGGCTGGTCGAGGTCGAAGGGCGGCGACTGTTGATCGGGGCTAGCGAGGGCGGTTTGCGGCTGATCACCGAGGTCTCGACCCCGCCTCGGGCCCCGGCTGGGAGGCCGGTCGAGGTTGGGCCGCACGGGGAGACGGGGGAGACGCTGTGA
- the sctR gene encoding type III secretion system export apparatus subunit SctR — MSAWPLAAAALAAPVASTARLESSADPLALILLLSALALLPFLLAVTTSFVKFSVVLAILRNALGTPQVPPTIVITSLALILTGYVMAPTAIEVYRAAEPAMVGSEGAPLLSDRSVRALLQGASAAREPLQRFLVRHAQAADRALFRDMARRLWPAPQRDAVTDRDLVVVVPAFVISQLAAAFKIGFLLFVPFLVIEMVVANVLLALGMHMLAPTTVSLPFKLLLFVLVDGWRLLVQGLVLSFG, encoded by the coding sequence GTGAGTGCGTGGCCGCTGGCGGCCGCGGCCCTGGCGGCCCCCGTCGCTTCGACGGCGCGCCTGGAGTCGAGTGCCGATCCGCTGGCGCTGATCCTGTTGCTGAGCGCGCTCGCCCTGCTGCCCTTCCTGCTGGCCGTCACGACCAGCTTCGTGAAGTTCTCGGTGGTGCTGGCGATTCTGCGCAACGCGCTGGGTACACCCCAGGTGCCGCCGACGATCGTGATTACGTCGCTGGCGCTGATTCTCACCGGCTACGTGATGGCGCCGACCGCCATCGAGGTCTACCGCGCCGCGGAGCCGGCGATGGTTGGATCCGAGGGCGCACCCTTGCTCTCGGACCGCTCGGTGCGGGCGCTGCTGCAGGGCGCGAGTGCCGCGCGAGAGCCGCTTCAGCGCTTTCTCGTCCGCCACGCCCAGGCGGCTGATCGCGCGCTCTTTCGCGACATGGCGCGGCGACTCTGGCCGGCGCCGCAGCGTGACGCGGTCACGGATCGGGATCTGGTGGTCGTCGTGCCTGCCTTTGTGATCAGCCAGCTCGCCGCGGCGTTCAAGATCGGCTTCTTGCTCTTCGTACCCTTCCTCGTGATTGAGATGGTGGTGGCCAACGTGCTGCTGGCGCTGGGCATGCACATGCTCGCCCCAACGACGGTCTCCTTGCCCTTCAAGCTGCTCCTCTTCGTCTTGGTGGACGGCTGGCGTTTGCTGGTGCAAGGCTTGGTGCTGTCGTTCGGCTAG
- the fliQ gene encoding flagellar biosynthesis protein FliQ, with product MSAGDILQVTREALYLVVLVSAPAVAASLIVGLVVSVLQATTQVQDQTLSFVPKLLAVMVALAVAGGWMGAQILRLTQALWSQFPAVR from the coding sequence GTGAGCGCAGGCGACATCTTGCAGGTTACGCGCGAGGCGCTCTACCTGGTGGTGCTTGTCAGCGCCCCGGCGGTGGCGGCGAGTCTGATCGTGGGGCTGGTCGTCAGCGTGCTTCAGGCGACGACGCAGGTGCAGGACCAGACCTTGAGCTTCGTGCCCAAGTTGCTGGCGGTGATGGTCGCCCTCGCTGTAGCCGGGGGCTGGATGGGCGCGCAGATCCTGCGCTTGACGCAAGCGCTCTGGAGCCAGTTTCCTGCCGTGCGCTGA
- a CDS encoding flagellar biosynthetic protein FliR: protein MRDDALQLLLGDSRRLLLGLTVMTARLAPLLTLTPVFGGALVPRTVRTALLVAMGLVIYPAVATTLDRVVGGSGLLLAAVLLSEVWVGVVLALLVSLVFWAAQSAGWLVDTARGSAHAEVLMPGASGRSTASGTLVWLLSIVLFFAIGGHRALLMAAARSYVILPPGAFPAPEGLRAIAWLCLRLTGELIALALVLAAPVLAALWLTDLALGWVNRLVPQVGIFFVAMPLKALAGVGMLALVVGPLLMVLPASLELAMGYVGQAIALLAPAPTG from the coding sequence TTGAGGGACGACGCGCTGCAGCTGCTCCTGGGTGATTCGCGGCGCTTGCTGCTCGGGCTGACCGTGATGACGGCGCGCTTGGCACCTCTCCTGACGCTGACGCCCGTCTTTGGTGGGGCGCTCGTGCCGCGGACCGTTCGCACAGCCCTCCTGGTGGCGATGGGCCTGGTGATCTACCCGGCCGTGGCGACGACCCTGGATCGCGTCGTCGGCGGCTCCGGCCTGCTCTTGGCCGCTGTGCTGCTCAGCGAGGTCTGGGTCGGGGTCGTGTTGGCGCTGCTGGTCTCCCTCGTCTTCTGGGCCGCGCAGTCGGCCGGCTGGCTGGTGGATACGGCGCGGGGAAGCGCGCATGCCGAGGTGCTGATGCCTGGCGCGAGCGGTCGCTCGACGGCCAGCGGCACGCTCGTCTGGCTGCTGTCGATCGTGTTGTTCTTCGCAATCGGGGGGCACCGCGCCCTGCTGATGGCTGCCGCGCGATCCTACGTGATCTTGCCGCCGGGAGCGTTTCCCGCGCCCGAAGGGCTGCGCGCCATCGCCTGGCTCTGCCTGCGGCTGACCGGGGAGCTGATCGCGCTGGCGCTCGTCCTCGCCGCACCGGTGTTGGCCGCCCTGTGGCTGACGGATCTTGCGCTCGGCTGGGTCAATCGCCTGGTGCCGCAGGTCGGCATCTTCTTTGTCGCCATGCCGCTTAAGGCTCTGGCTGGGGTGGGCATGTTGGCATTGGTCGTGGGCCCGCTGCTGATGGTGCTGCCCGCGAGCCTCGAGCTGGCGATGGGGTACGTGGGTCAGGCGATCGCGTTGTTGGCGCCTGCCCCTACGGGTTAG
- a CDS encoding EscU/YscU/HrcU family type III secretion system export apparatus switch protein, protein MADAQRNGEATEPPSTKRLRDARRRGEVARSGDAVAAVVLVAGGAALAWTGAGLVAGLAGGLRRALLQATDTGVAPAAALAGATYQAAGLVWPLLLVVVVGAIAANFGQVGALLALDPIVPKLERINPLRNAPRTLGRQAWVNGAKAAAKLGLAGYVALTALKQQLPGLTRLVWGRPDQVVSTVGSCALALTWRLAALALAFGLVDLVYQRWSYRRRLRMTKDEVRREHKEQEGDPQHKAERQRAHRELAEQRMFAAVAEADCVICNPEHIAVALRYVAETMEAPRVVARGRRAVAARIRAEARRHGVPIIRQVGLARALIELELDQEIPAPLYEAVGEVLRFVQGLAERRDPRPGGPGATPAVSGGGSDPVPR, encoded by the coding sequence ATGGCCGACGCACAACGGAATGGCGAAGCGACGGAGCCGCCGAGCACCAAGCGACTGCGCGACGCGCGACGCCGTGGTGAGGTCGCCCGCAGTGGCGACGCGGTCGCTGCCGTCGTGCTCGTGGCAGGCGGCGCGGCGTTGGCCTGGACCGGGGCCGGGCTCGTGGCGGGGTTGGCGGGCGGCCTGCGCCGCGCGCTCTTGCAGGCGACCGACACCGGGGTTGCTCCGGCTGCTGCCCTGGCCGGAGCGACCTATCAGGCGGCGGGGCTTGTTTGGCCCCTGCTGCTGGTCGTCGTGGTGGGAGCGATCGCAGCCAATTTCGGCCAGGTCGGTGCCCTGCTGGCGCTCGATCCAATCGTGCCCAAGCTGGAGCGAATCAACCCGCTCCGCAATGCCCCGAGGACGCTCGGGCGGCAGGCCTGGGTCAATGGCGCCAAGGCTGCGGCCAAGCTCGGCTTGGCCGGCTACGTGGCCCTGACCGCGCTGAAGCAGCAGTTGCCCGGGCTGACGCGGCTGGTCTGGGGTCGCCCTGATCAGGTCGTCTCGACCGTGGGATCCTGCGCGCTGGCCCTCACCTGGCGGCTTGCCGCGCTGGCCCTCGCCTTCGGGCTGGTCGACCTCGTTTATCAGCGCTGGAGCTATCGGCGGCGGCTGCGCATGACCAAGGACGAGGTCCGCCGCGAGCATAAGGAGCAAGAGGGTGATCCCCAACACAAGGCGGAGCGCCAGCGCGCGCATCGCGAGCTGGCTGAACAGCGGATGTTTGCCGCTGTGGCCGAGGCGGACTGTGTGATTTGCAATCCCGAGCACATCGCGGTCGCGCTGCGTTATGTGGCGGAGACGATGGAGGCCCCGCGGGTCGTCGCCCGCGGTCGTCGGGCCGTTGCGGCGCGAATTCGCGCGGAGGCGCGGCGCCACGGTGTGCCGATCATTCGGCAGGTGGGTTTGGCGCGCGCGTTGATCGAGCTTGAGCTCGATCAGGAGATCCCCGCACCGCTCTACGAGGCGGTCGGCGAGGTGTTGCGCTTCGTGCAAGGGCTGGCTGAGCGGCGCGATCCGCGCCCAGGGGGCCCGGGTGCGACGCCTGCTGTCAGCGGCGGCGGATCGGATCCGGTGCCGCGATGA